In one window of Mus pahari chromosome 3, PAHARI_EIJ_v1.1, whole genome shotgun sequence DNA:
- the Ccndbp1 gene encoding cyclin-D1-binding protein 1 — MASSTAAVPFLAPPLEQLQHLAEELRSLLPRVRVGEAQETAEEFNREVFWRRLNEAAVKVNGEATVLTTLFSKLPLPSPQETQRICEQVRIAIEEIIVVYYSLPKDQGITLRKLVRNAALDIVDSMAQLLEALLTAPSQSTENGDLISCNSVAVACQQVPEIPKDNKAAALLMLTKSLDFVKDAHEEVEQAVEECDPYSGLLNDSEDNSDSHREEDGVLGLPSNRDSYWSEEDQALITPCLALVRASRASLKKIRILVAENGKKDQVAQLDDIVDISDEISPSVDDLVLSIYPPVCHLTVRISAARLVSVLIKALEITKASHMSPQPGDSWIPLLINAVDHCMNRIKALTQRAAEL, encoded by the exons ATGGCGAGCTCGACAGCCGCAGTCCCCTTCCTTGCTCCGCCTCTAGAGCAGCTCCAGCACTTAGCAGAGGAGCTACGGTCACTTCTGCCTCGAGTACGGG TCGGCGAAGCCCAGGAGACAGCGGAGGAATTTAATCGAGAGGTGTTTTGGAGAAGACTCA ATGAGGCAGCAGTGAAAGTGAACGGGGAAGCCACTGTTCTGACTACGCTCTTCTCTAAACTTCCATTGCCATCTCCACAG GAAACCCAGAGGATCTGTGAGCAAGTCCGTATTGCCATCGAGGAAATAATTGTAGTGTATTATTCACTTCCTAAGGACCAGG GAATCACCTTGAGAAAGCTGGTACGGAATGCTGCCCTGGACATCGTGGACAGCATGGCTCAGCTCCTGGAAGCGCTTCTTACTGCTCCATCTCAGAG CACTGAGAATGGTGACCTGATTTCCTGCAATAGTGTCGCAGTCGCATGCCAACAGGTGCCTGAGATCCCAAAAG ATAACAAAGCTGCAGCCCTTTTGATGCTGACAAAGAGTTTGGATTTTGTGAAAGATGCACATGAAGAAGTGGAGCAG GCTGTAGAAGAATGTGACCCTTACAGTGGCCTCTTGAATGATTCTGAAGACAACTCTGACAGCCACCGTGAGGAGGATGGTGTGTTAGGGCTTCCCAGCAATCGGGACTCATACTGGTCAGAGGAAGATCAAGCGCTCATAACCCCGTGCCTTGCGCTGGTGAGAGCATCCCGAGCTTCGCTCAAGAAAATCCGGATCTTGGTGGCTGAGAATGGGAAGAAGGATCAGGTGGCCCAGCTGGATGACATTGTGGATATTTCTGATGAGATCAGCCCCAG TGTGGATGACTTGGTTCTGAGCATATATCCACCTGTGTGTCACCTCACTGTGCGGATCAGT GCTGCGAGATTGGTGTCTGTTTTAATAAAGGCTCTTGAAATTACCAA AGCAAGTCACATGAGCCCCCAGCCAGGAGATAGCTGGATTCCTTTACTCATTAATGCCGTTGACCATTGCATGAACAGAATTAAGGCGCTCACTCAGCGTGCAGCTGAACTGTGA